In Candidatus Kaelpia aquatica, a genomic segment contains:
- a CDS encoding 4Fe-4S binding protein, whose translation MNSSSWFSQISFKQRIWLFTTVVGMFTITILGILLSSSTKPKESIDFNVNMSIQDIAPELGVTGKGLARELELPIDTSKKKTLNLLKVTDEELYHAIEHILSHSDSILKYYIYVVLVLFGLVFLVRLGRPDRSDVKRRHKWYPRAPHIVSLLLSVIVAGFILGKSPNPMEGTVKIFKSMVGLYPDPVVKVIAFGFFIILAVIGNKMICGWACPFGALQELIYSIPILQKIKKKKLPFIFTNTIRVCLFIATLLFLFGIIGGCRGFVIYHYINPFNLFNLDFETFSILLTVVIVLSASFAIYRPFCQFICPFGLISWIAERFSIFRVQIDKEKCTQCGACIEACPLEAAKDRVDRERLPADCFSCARCLNVCLVDAIQYTSFLSKKK comes from the coding sequence ATGAATAGTAGTTCTTGGTTTTCTCAGATTTCTTTTAAACAACGGATTTGGTTGTTTACGACTGTGGTAGGAATGTTTACGATTACAATTCTTGGGATTTTGCTGAGTTCCTCAACTAAGCCAAAGGAATCAATTGATTTCAACGTCAATATGTCTATCCAGGACATTGCTCCCGAACTTGGAGTTACAGGTAAAGGTCTTGCTCGTGAACTTGAGTTACCGATTGATACTTCCAAGAAAAAAACCCTCAATTTATTAAAGGTAACAGATGAAGAACTTTATCATGCCATTGAACATATTCTTTCTCATAGTGATAGTATACTCAAATATTATATTTATGTGGTGTTGGTATTGTTTGGTCTTGTCTTTCTCGTTAGACTAGGACGGCCAGATAGGTCCGATGTCAAACGCAGACATAAATGGTATCCCCGAGCCCCCCATATCGTCTCTCTCTTACTTTCTGTAATAGTAGCCGGATTTATTCTTGGCAAATCACCCAATCCCATGGAGGGGACAGTCAAAATATTCAAATCAATGGTGGGGCTTTACCCTGACCCAGTGGTTAAAGTAATCGCTTTCGGTTTTTTTATTATACTCGCTGTTATTGGGAATAAGATGATTTGCGGTTGGGCGTGCCCTTTCGGCGCTTTGCAAGAACTTATCTACAGTATACCAATTTTACAAAAAATCAAAAAAAAGAAACTACCATTTATATTCACAAACACAATTCGTGTATGTCTCTTTATTGCAACGCTCCTTTTTCTATTTGGAATTATTGGAGGGTGCAGGGGATTTGTGATTTACCACTATATTAACCCCTTTAATCTGTTTAATCTTGATTTCGAAACATTCAGTATTCTGCTTACAGTAGTCATTGTTTTGTCAGCATCATTTGCTATCTACCGTCCATTTTGTCAGTTTATCTGTCCTTTTGGTCTTATTTCTTGGATAGCTGAGCGATTCAGCATTTTTCGTGTTCAAATTGACAAAGAGAAATGCACCCAATGTGGTGCTTGCATAGAGGCATGTCCCCTTGAAGCTGCAAAAGATCGGGTTGATAGAGAAAGATTGCCTGCAGATTGTTTTAGCTGCGCACGTTGCTTGAATGTTTGCCTAGTTGATGCCATTCAATATACATCTTTCTTAAGCAAAAAGAAATAA